One segment of uncultured Propionivibrio sp. DNA contains the following:
- a CDS encoding phospholipase D-like domain-containing protein, with amino-acid sequence MILDLIARHWEILDALLAAIGLVVYAVASHSLHQRRHPSAAIAWVMAILLVPYIALPLYLAFGARKIVPVRPAPGPQVSPMANASTHATAARAQQLAQAMGLPVPVAYEHLVIHADGGESLVALRRLIDGATKTLEISTFLFGRDSLGNEIAARLQQRAREGVRVRLLIDGIGIYMGGFPDIAALREAGVEVQCFVSPFRSPQRGRTNLRNHRKMLIADGRCLWCGGRNLAAEYFEGDATALIPRKPWIDLSFDLCGGVAAHAQRQFEEDWAFASETRVPEGGDELPPGEPSSGLAQLVASGPDRVDDTIHTLLVSACFTSQRRIIAVTPYFVPDPVLLSAMTLAARRGVEVDLVLPDRSNHRLADIVRHRALRELAAAGARIWLHPDMLHAKAVVVDDELAMAGSANLDGRSLFINYELMVAFYDGKAVRAFARWCGLRRQESVPYVAASPGVLRELAEGLLLWLAFQL; translated from the coding sequence ATGATCCTTGACCTGATCGCTCGACATTGGGAAATTCTGGATGCGCTGCTGGCGGCGATAGGTCTGGTCGTCTATGCGGTCGCTTCGCACAGTTTGCACCAGCGCCGTCATCCGTCGGCGGCCATTGCCTGGGTGATGGCCATCCTGCTGGTGCCCTATATCGCCTTGCCGCTGTATCTCGCCTTCGGTGCGCGCAAGATCGTTCCCGTTCGCCCGGCGCCAGGGCCGCAGGTTTCTCCGATGGCAAACGCCTCAACGCATGCGACGGCGGCGCGCGCACAGCAACTGGCGCAGGCAATGGGACTGCCGGTGCCGGTCGCCTACGAACATCTGGTCATCCACGCCGATGGCGGCGAGTCGCTGGTGGCCTTGCGGCGGCTGATCGATGGCGCGACGAAAACGCTTGAAATCAGCACCTTCCTGTTCGGGCGCGATTCGCTCGGCAACGAGATTGCCGCGCGACTGCAACAGCGTGCCCGTGAAGGTGTCCGGGTGCGTTTGCTGATCGATGGCATCGGCATCTACATGGGCGGGTTTCCCGACATCGCGGCCTTGCGTGAGGCCGGTGTCGAAGTGCAGTGTTTCGTTTCGCCTTTCCGTTCGCCGCAGCGCGGGCGCACCAATCTCCGCAACCACCGCAAGATGCTGATTGCCGACGGGCGTTGCCTCTGGTGCGGCGGCCGCAATCTTGCTGCCGAGTATTTCGAGGGGGATGCAACGGCGCTGATCCCGCGCAAACCCTGGATCGACCTGAGCTTCGATTTGTGCGGCGGTGTCGCTGCGCATGCGCAACGCCAGTTCGAAGAGGACTGGGCCTTCGCGAGCGAGACCCGCGTTCCGGAGGGCGGCGACGAGTTGCCGCCGGGCGAGCCCTCGTCAGGACTGGCCCAACTCGTCGCCAGCGGGCCGGATCGGGTCGATGACACCATCCACACCCTGCTGGTCTCGGCGTGTTTTACCTCGCAGCGCCGGATCATCGCCGTGACGCCGTATTTCGTTCCCGATCCGGTGTTGCTGAGCGCGATGACGCTGGCCGCGCGGCGCGGAGTCGAGGTCGATCTGGTGTTGCCGGATCGCTCCAATCATCGCCTGGCAGATATTGTCCGCCACCGTGCCTTGCGCGAACTGGCGGCGGCGGGGGCTCGGATATGGCTGCATCCGGATATGCTGCATGCCAAGGCCGTCGTCGTCGATGACGAATTGGCGATGGCGGGATCGGCCAATCTCGATGGTCGCAGCCTGTTCATCAATTACGAGTTGATGGTGGCCTTTTACGACGGCAAGGCGGTCCGTGCGTTTGCCCGCTGGTGCGGGCTGCGGCGCCAGGAATCGGTGCCGTATGTGGCGGCGTCGCCGGGGGTCTTGCGCGAACTGGCCGAGGGCTTGCTGCTCTGGCTCGCCTTCCAGCTCTGA
- a CDS encoding tripartite tricarboxylate transporter substrate-binding protein, which produces MQRKFTQLMSATTLAASLLLGNSAQAADEFNHLVRIIVPFAPGGTSDILARIIAPKLSTAIGQTVIVENKPGAAGNLGADAVAKAPKDGHTLLLLDVGSLATSPNLFNNLTYDVEKDLAPVGMIMFAPYVLAVHPSVPTKTIGEFIKYAQGNPGKLAVANSGIGGINHIAALVVAKDKGINWKSIPYKGGSAASRAVVSGESNTIINGATATLPFVTSGQLVGLAVTGKSRLKNAPDLPTFKEAGLPAADYGTFQGMFTTAGSPPAAVRRLNEELQKVLAQPDIQQKIAEQGGEVMAGKPDDLKNWLHASIKSFGAEIKAANIKVEQ; this is translated from the coding sequence ATGCAACGCAAATTCACGCAACTCATGTCGGCCACGACGCTGGCGGCTTCGCTGCTGCTCGGCAACTCGGCTCAGGCCGCCGACGAATTCAACCATCTCGTGCGCATCATCGTTCCCTTCGCGCCGGGCGGCACCTCCGACATCCTGGCCCGCATCATCGCGCCGAAGCTCTCGACGGCGATCGGCCAGACCGTCATCGTCGAGAACAAGCCCGGCGCTGCCGGCAACCTGGGCGCCGACGCCGTAGCCAAGGCACCGAAGGACGGCCACACGCTGCTGTTGCTCGACGTCGGTTCGCTGGCCACCTCGCCCAACCTCTTCAACAACCTGACCTATGACGTCGAGAAGGACCTGGCGCCGGTCGGCATGATCATGTTCGCCCCCTACGTGCTCGCCGTGCACCCGTCGGTGCCGACCAAGACCATCGGCGAATTCATCAAATATGCTCAGGGCAACCCCGGCAAGCTGGCGGTGGCGAATTCGGGCATCGGCGGCATCAACCACATCGCCGCGCTCGTCGTCGCCAAGGACAAGGGCATCAACTGGAAGAGCATCCCGTACAAGGGCGGCTCGGCCGCATCGCGCGCGGTCGTCTCGGGCGAGTCGAACACCATCATCAACGGCGCGACGGCGACCTTGCCCTTCGTCACCAGTGGCCAGCTCGTCGGCCTCGCCGTCACCGGCAAAAGCCGCCTGAAGAACGCGCCCGATCTGCCGACCTTCAAGGAAGCCGGACTTCCGGCCGCCGACTACGGTACCTTCCAGGGCATGTTCACGACGGCCGGATCGCCGCCGGCGGCCGTCCGCCGCCTCAACGAAGAACTGCAGAAGGTGCTGGCCCAACCGGACATCCAGCAGAAGATCGCCGAACAAGGCGGCGAGGTCATGGCCGGCAAGCCCGACGACCTGAAGAACTGGCTGCATGCCAGCATCAAGTCCTTCGGCGCCGAAATCAAGGCGGCGAACATCAAGGTCGAACAATGA
- a CDS encoding UbiH/UbiF family hydroxylase: protein MSFDVIVVGGGLAGLSLACALRDTRLKIALVEARPPQRAEGWDARIYALSPANASFLQRIGAWKHLDAGRLSPIHAMKVYGDTGARLVFDAYEAGVDELAWILESSQLACELWENLRRQGNVTLYCPANPEKLHLGDDSATLTLNDGQVLAGRLLVGADGRDSWVRESAGLGARHSPYDEMGVVANFECEAPHRNTAFQWFRDDGVLAWLPLPGQRLSMVWSAPNTLADELMTLSPEALATRVAAAGEHTLGALRLITPPAAFPLRLMRVPTTVAPRLALIGDAAHGIHPLSGHGINLGLRDAEALAARLAATPDWQDIGDLRLLRRHQRERAEETALLQYTTHTLRLLFREKLPGLKFVRNTGLSLTDRLPLVKNQLLRYALGT, encoded by the coding sequence ATGTCATTTGATGTGATCGTCGTCGGCGGCGGACTGGCGGGCCTGTCGCTGGCCTGTGCGTTGCGCGACACGCGCCTGAAGATCGCCCTTGTCGAAGCCCGCCCGCCGCAGCGCGCGGAAGGCTGGGACGCGCGCATCTACGCGCTCAGCCCCGCCAACGCCTCCTTCCTGCAGCGCATCGGCGCCTGGAAGCATCTCGATGCCGGACGCCTGTCGCCGATCCACGCCATGAAGGTGTACGGCGATACCGGCGCCCGACTCGTTTTCGACGCCTACGAAGCCGGCGTCGACGAACTCGCCTGGATCCTCGAATCGTCGCAGCTTGCCTGCGAACTCTGGGAAAACCTTCGCCGCCAGGGCAATGTGACGCTGTACTGCCCGGCAAACCCCGAAAAACTCCACCTCGGCGACGACTCCGCCACCCTGACGCTGAATGATGGCCAGGTACTTGCCGGCCGTCTGCTGGTCGGCGCCGACGGCCGCGATTCCTGGGTGCGCGAATCCGCCGGACTCGGCGCCCGCCACTCGCCGTATGACGAAATGGGCGTCGTCGCCAATTTCGAATGCGAAGCGCCGCATCGCAACACCGCCTTCCAGTGGTTCCGCGACGACGGCGTCCTCGCCTGGCTGCCGTTGCCGGGCCAGCGCCTGTCGATGGTCTGGTCGGCCCCAAACACGCTCGCCGACGAACTGATGACCCTGTCGCCCGAGGCGCTCGCGACGCGCGTCGCTGCCGCCGGCGAACACACGCTCGGCGCGCTGCGCCTGATCACGCCGCCGGCCGCTTTTCCGCTGCGCCTGATGCGCGTGCCGACGACGGTCGCCCCACGGCTGGCGCTGATCGGCGACGCCGCGCACGGCATCCACCCGCTCTCCGGCCACGGCATCAATCTGGGCCTGCGCGACGCCGAAGCGCTCGCCGCACGGCTTGCCGCCACGCCCGACTGGCAGGACATCGGCGACCTGCGCCTGCTGCGCCGCCACCAGCGCGAACGCGCCGAAGAGACGGCGCTGCTCCAATACACAACTCACACACTTCGGCTGCTGTTTCGTGAGAAACTGCCGGGCCTGAAATTCGTGCGCAACACCGGCTTGTCGCTGACCGATCGCCTGCCGCTCGTCAAGAACCAGCTCCTGCGCTATGCGCTGGGCACCTGA
- a CDS encoding ATP-dependent helicase, producing MTDNTQTASEDIPAYLKTLNNSQRDAAIAPDDVPLLIIAGAGTGKTATLAHRVAHLLAQGADPERLLLLTFSRRAADEMTRRVQAIASKVSARHARLAGGGFAWSGTFHSIGARLLREYAQRIGLNADFTIHDREDSADLMNLARNDLGLSGKGKRFPLKGTCLSIYSSVINTQRDLADVLQSSFPWCAEWEHDLKALYLAYVEAKQAQQVLDYDDLLLYWAQMVGEPELAAEIGARFSHVLVDEYQDTNFLQATILRAMKPDGRGLTVVGDDAQSIYSFRGATVRNILDFPTQFQPPARQIALEQNYRSTQPILAVSNAVIARAKERHSKELRSERISSEKPGLITVRDETDQATYVVERTLERREQGIRLKSQAVLFRAASHSARLEIELTRRNIPFIKFGGLKFLEARHVKDLLAILRWAQNLRDRVSGFRAIQLLPGIGPKTAGRIVDHLQEATPGCELLAEQPVPEGARDAWREFSALIEGLRQGADTWPAPLERVVLWYDAQMDRLYEDADVRRGDIEQLARIASTYPNRERFLTELTLDPPEATSDEAGVPLLDEDYLILSTIHSAKGKEWNAVTVLNVVDGCMPSDMATGSEAEIEEERRLLYVAMTRAKDHLDLLLPQRFYTNGPGGSGDRHVYASRTRFIPSGLLNAFDQRSWPAAPEPPGLQAWTAQHPEASKPPLDLAARMRGMWK from the coding sequence ATGACCGACAACACCCAAACAGCATCGGAAGACATTCCCGCCTACCTGAAGACGCTCAACAACTCGCAACGCGACGCGGCCATCGCGCCGGATGACGTTCCGCTGCTCATCATTGCCGGCGCGGGCACCGGCAAGACCGCGACGCTCGCACACCGCGTCGCCCATTTGCTCGCGCAGGGCGCCGACCCCGAACGGCTGTTATTGCTCACTTTCTCACGCCGCGCGGCAGACGAAATGACGCGGCGGGTCCAGGCCATCGCCAGCAAGGTCTCGGCACGCCACGCGCGCCTCGCCGGCGGCGGCTTTGCCTGGTCCGGCACTTTCCACAGCATTGGCGCGCGCCTGCTCAGGGAATATGCACAGCGCATCGGACTGAACGCTGACTTCACCATTCACGATCGCGAAGACTCGGCCGATCTCATGAATCTGGCGCGCAACGACCTCGGGCTTTCCGGCAAGGGAAAACGCTTTCCGCTCAAGGGTACCTGCCTTTCAATTTATTCATCGGTCATCAATACGCAAAGGGATCTCGCCGACGTCCTGCAAAGCAGTTTTCCGTGGTGCGCCGAATGGGAGCACGACCTCAAGGCGCTTTATCTCGCCTATGTCGAAGCCAAGCAGGCGCAGCAGGTGCTCGATTATGACGATCTGCTGCTTTACTGGGCGCAGATGGTCGGCGAGCCCGAACTGGCGGCCGAGATCGGCGCGCGCTTCAGCCATGTGCTCGTTGACGAATACCAGGACACCAACTTCCTGCAGGCCACCATCCTGCGCGCCATGAAACCCGACGGCCGGGGGCTGACGGTGGTCGGCGACGACGCGCAGTCGATCTACAGTTTCCGCGGCGCCACCGTACGCAACATCCTCGACTTTCCAACACAGTTCCAGCCGCCCGCCCGACAGATTGCACTCGAACAGAACTATCGCTCGACGCAGCCGATCCTTGCCGTTTCCAATGCCGTCATTGCCCGTGCAAAGGAACGCCACAGCAAGGAACTCCGGAGCGAGCGCATCTCTTCCGAAAAACCGGGTCTGATCACTGTCCGCGACGAAACCGACCAGGCGACCTACGTCGTCGAACGCACACTCGAGCGGCGCGAACAAGGCATTCGCCTCAAGTCACAGGCCGTGCTGTTCCGCGCCGCCTCGCACAGCGCCCGACTCGAAATCGAGCTGACCCGGCGCAACATCCCGTTCATCAAGTTCGGCGGCCTCAAATTCCTGGAAGCGCGTCACGTCAAGGACCTCCTCGCCATCCTGCGCTGGGCGCAAAACCTGCGCGACCGGGTGTCGGGATTTCGCGCCATCCAGCTACTGCCCGGCATCGGCCCGAAAACGGCCGGGCGCATTGTCGATCACCTGCAAGAAGCCACGCCCGGTTGCGAACTGCTGGCCGAACAACCGGTTCCGGAAGGCGCCCGCGACGCATGGCGCGAGTTTTCAGCACTGATCGAAGGGCTGCGGCAAGGCGCCGACACCTGGCCGGCGCCACTCGAGCGCGTGGTGCTCTGGTATGACGCCCAGATGGATCGCCTCTACGAAGACGCCGACGTGCGTCGCGGCGACATCGAGCAACTGGCACGCATTGCCTCGACCTACCCGAACCGGGAGCGATTCCTGACCGAACTCACGCTCGATCCGCCGGAGGCGACCAGCGATGAAGCGGGCGTCCCACTGCTGGACGAGGACTACCTGATCCTGTCGACGATCCATTCGGCCAAAGGCAAGGAATGGAATGCCGTAACCGTCCTCAACGTTGTTGACGGCTGCATGCCTTCCGACATGGCTACCGGCAGCGAGGCCGAGATCGAGGAAGAGCGGCGACTCCTTTATGTGGCGATGACCCGCGCCAAGGACCATCTCGACCTCCTGCTGCCGCAGCGCTTCTATACCAATGGCCCGGGCGGGTCAGGCGACCGTCATGTTTATGCCAGCCGCACACGCTTCATCCCGAGCGGGCTGCTCAACGCTTTCGATCAGCGCAGCTGGCCGGCGGCCCCGGAGCCGCCCGGACTACAGGCGTGGACGGCGCAGCATCCCGAAGCCTCGAAGCCGCCACTCGATCTCGCCGCGCGCATGCGCGGCATGTGGAAATAG
- a CDS encoding tripartite tricarboxylate transporter permease: MELLDNLMIGFSTAMQWNNLLFCLIGALIGTMIGVLPGIGPVPTVALLLPFTFGMPPASGFIMLAGIFYGAQYGGSTTAILVNIPGETSSVVTCLDGHQMARQGRAGTALAIAALSSFFAGTVATVVIALLSGPLSKLALSFTAVEFFSLMVLGLVAAVILAHGSVIKSLAMIGIGLLLGIVGIDVNSGAERMTFNIPEFADGLGFVSVAMGFFGLAEIMTNIEKPSQRVIVSQRMKDLFPSLADLRAAFPAALRGTAIGSILGVLPGGGAALPPFTAYAVEKKIAKDPSRFGRGAIEGVASPEAANNAGAQTSFIPLLTLGIPSNALMALMIGALMIHGIQPGPQIMVEQKELVWGVIASMWTGNLMLLIINLPLIGMWVSLLKVPYRLLFPAILLFCCIGAYGVNNSVVDVWLMLGCSVVGYFFNKVKVETAPLLLGMVLGPQLEENLRRAMMLSGGDFSVFVTRPISAVLLATVVVILLVLMSPAILRKRNEVVES, translated from the coding sequence ATGGAACTCCTCGACAATCTGATGATTGGTTTCTCCACCGCGATGCAGTGGAATAACCTGCTCTTCTGCCTGATCGGCGCGCTGATCGGCACGATGATCGGCGTCCTGCCCGGCATCGGTCCGGTCCCGACCGTCGCGCTCTTGCTGCCGTTCACCTTCGGCATGCCGCCGGCATCGGGCTTCATCATGCTCGCCGGCATCTTCTACGGCGCCCAGTACGGCGGTTCGACCACGGCGATCCTCGTCAACATTCCCGGCGAGACCTCGTCGGTCGTCACCTGCCTCGACGGCCACCAGATGGCACGCCAAGGCCGCGCCGGCACGGCACTGGCGATCGCGGCGCTCTCCTCGTTCTTCGCCGGCACCGTCGCCACCGTCGTCATCGCGCTTCTGAGCGGCCCGCTCTCGAAGCTCGCGCTGAGCTTCACCGCCGTCGAATTCTTCAGCCTGATGGTCCTGGGCCTCGTTGCCGCCGTCATTCTCGCCCATGGTTCTGTCATCAAGTCGCTGGCGATGATCGGCATTGGCCTGCTGCTCGGCATCGTCGGCATCGACGTGAACTCCGGCGCCGAGCGGATGACCTTCAACATCCCCGAATTCGCCGATGGCCTCGGCTTCGTCTCGGTCGCGATGGGCTTTTTCGGCCTCGCCGAAATCATGACGAATATCGAGAAGCCGTCGCAGCGCGTCATCGTCAGCCAGCGCATGAAGGACCTGTTCCCGTCGCTGGCCGACCTCAGGGCGGCGTTTCCCGCCGCGCTGCGCGGCACGGCGATCGGTTCGATCCTCGGCGTCCTGCCCGGCGGCGGCGCCGCGCTGCCGCCCTTCACCGCCTATGCCGTCGAAAAGAAGATCGCCAAGGATCCGTCGCGCTTCGGTCGCGGCGCCATCGAGGGCGTCGCCTCGCCGGAAGCCGCCAACAACGCCGGTGCCCAGACCAGCTTCATTCCGCTGCTCACCCTCGGCATCCCGTCGAATGCGCTGATGGCGCTGATGATCGGCGCCTTGATGATTCACGGCATCCAGCCGGGACCGCAAATCATGGTCGAGCAGAAGGAACTCGTCTGGGGCGTCATCGCCAGCATGTGGACCGGCAACCTGATGCTGCTCATCATCAACCTGCCGCTGATCGGCATGTGGGTCTCGCTGCTGAAAGTGCCGTACCGCCTGCTCTTCCCGGCCATCCTGCTGTTCTGCTGCATCGGCGCCTACGGCGTCAACAACAGCGTCGTCGACGTCTGGCTGATGCTCGGCTGTTCGGTCGTCGGCTACTTCTTCAACAAGGTCAAGGTCGAGACGGCGCCGTTGCTGCTCGGCATGGTGCTCGGCCCACAGTTGGAAGAGAACCTGCGACGCGCGATGATGCTTTCGGGCGGCGATTTCAGCGTCTTCGTCACGCGACCGATCAGCGCCGTCCTGCTCGCCACCGTCGTCGTCATCCTGCTCGTGCTAATGTCCCCGGCGATCCTGCGCAAGCGCAACGAAGTCGTCGAGTCATAG
- a CDS encoding LysR family transcriptional regulator, with translation MIQDFNQLACFVAVAEELHFGRAAERLCMTQPPLSRQIQLLEHALGTKLFERTSRSVRLTAAGRVFLDDARRLLQLAEQAAVTAKRTSEGNAGRVVIGFTTVMGYELIPGLIAAAHQAMPDTEIVLREMVAAAQLDALENHTIDVGFLWPLASRMAALRHETIFRDPLVVAMPEHHPLAMRANVALDDLNGLPFVMFSPERGRYFYSLVNGLLLAAGVTPRYVQHLDQVLTVVGLVGTGIGVAIVPASVARFRFEQVVFRPIRGKTVVAEGRMAWRDDHQNPALKTFRSFAARHFGR, from the coding sequence ATGATCCAGGACTTCAACCAGTTGGCTTGTTTTGTCGCCGTCGCCGAGGAATTGCATTTCGGCCGGGCGGCCGAGCGCCTGTGCATGACGCAGCCGCCGTTGAGCCGGCAAATCCAGTTGCTCGAACATGCGCTGGGCACGAAGCTCTTTGAACGCACCAGCCGCTCGGTACGACTGACGGCGGCCGGCCGGGTTTTTCTCGACGATGCGCGTCGCCTGCTTCAACTCGCCGAACAGGCGGCTGTGACCGCGAAGCGGACCAGCGAGGGCAACGCCGGGCGGGTGGTCATCGGTTTCACCACCGTGATGGGCTACGAACTGATTCCGGGATTGATCGCCGCAGCGCACCAGGCCATGCCCGACACCGAGATCGTGCTGCGCGAAATGGTGGCGGCGGCGCAACTCGATGCCCTCGAGAATCATACGATCGATGTTGGCTTTCTCTGGCCGCTCGCGAGCCGGATGGCGGCGCTGCGGCATGAAACGATCTTCCGCGATCCGCTCGTCGTGGCGATGCCCGAACATCACCCGCTGGCGATGCGTGCCAACGTCGCGCTCGACGATCTCAACGGTTTGCCCTTCGTCATGTTCTCGCCGGAACGCGGGCGTTATTTCTACAGCCTGGTGAATGGCTTGCTGCTCGCCGCCGGGGTGACGCCGCGCTATGTCCAGCATCTCGATCAGGTGCTGACCGTCGTCGGTCTCGTCGGCACCGGGATTGGCGTCGCTATCGTGCCGGCATCGGTCGCACGCTTCCGTTTCGAGCAGGTGGTCTTCCGGCCGATTCGCGGCAAAACGGTGGTGGCCGAAGGGCGGATGGCCTGGCGCGATGATCACCAGAATCCGGCGCTCAAGACCTTCCGTTCCTTTGCGGCACGCCATTTTGGGCGCTGA
- a CDS encoding DsbC family protein yields MLKRLLPLALCAALGTTVCLQASADEASVKKALETKLGTKITSVTKSPYLGLYEVYAEGQIVYTDEKQSVIIAGTLIDGKTMKNHTAERMHKLMAIKFSDLPLEYAVKQVRGDGRRVMATFEDPNCGYCKKLAREVVKLDNVTIYTFLLPILSPDSLEKSNQIWCSADRAKAWNDWMQDGRAPSGKGDCDTTAVQKTVELGRRLNINGTPTLFFADGDRIPGAVPIAQIEQKLAANAASK; encoded by the coding sequence ATGCTGAAAAGATTGCTGCCCCTGGCGCTCTGCGCCGCGCTGGGAACGACCGTTTGCCTGCAGGCATCGGCCGACGAAGCCAGCGTCAAGAAGGCGCTCGAAACCAAGCTCGGCACCAAGATCACCAGCGTCACCAAGAGCCCCTACCTCGGCCTCTATGAAGTCTATGCCGAAGGCCAGATCGTCTACACCGACGAGAAGCAATCGGTCATCATCGCCGGCACGCTGATCGACGGCAAGACGATGAAGAACCACACCGCCGAACGCATGCACAAGCTGATGGCGATCAAGTTCTCCGACCTGCCGCTCGAATACGCCGTCAAGCAGGTTCGCGGCGACGGCCGCCGCGTGATGGCCACCTTCGAAGACCCCAACTGCGGTTACTGCAAGAAGCTGGCGCGCGAGGTGGTCAAGCTCGACAACGTGACGATCTACACTTTCCTGCTGCCGATCCTGTCACCGGATTCGCTAGAGAAGTCCAACCAGATCTGGTGCTCGGCGGATCGCGCCAAGGCCTGGAACGACTGGATGCAAGACGGCCGCGCGCCGTCCGGCAAGGGCGACTGCGACACGACGGCCGTGCAGAAGACCGTCGAGCTCGGGCGCCGGCTCAACATCAACGGCACGCCAACGCTGTTCTTCGCCGACGGCGACCGCATCCCCGGCGCCGTTCCCATCGCCCAGATCGAACAGAAGCTCGCCGCGAACGCCGCGTCGAAATAA
- a CDS encoding tripartite tricarboxylate transporter TctB family protein: MTDASEKTKQRPALEELLFGLFLAALAGGVFYATRRLSVGTAGDMGPGYVPQAISWGMLLFGLFFVGRSFVIPGERILPPCWRALILIPLAAAVFSLLVMKAGLALASFLCMLVASAASSETRPLEILVFSLFISAGSVLLFVRALSLPVPIFPW, translated from the coding sequence ATGACCGATGCATCGGAAAAGACGAAGCAGCGCCCCGCCCTCGAGGAGCTGCTGTTCGGCCTGTTCCTGGCCGCGCTCGCCGGTGGCGTGTTCTACGCCACCCGGCGGCTGTCGGTCGGCACCGCCGGCGACATGGGTCCCGGCTACGTGCCGCAGGCGATCAGCTGGGGCATGCTGCTCTTCGGCCTGTTCTTCGTCGGCCGGTCATTCGTCATTCCCGGCGAACGCATCCTGCCGCCCTGCTGGCGGGCGCTGATCCTGATCCCACTGGCGGCGGCCGTCTTCTCGCTGCTGGTGATGAAGGCCGGACTCGCGCTCGCGAGCTTCCTCTGCATGCTGGTGGCAAGCGCGGCGAGCAGCGAGACGCGACCGCTCGAAATCCTCGTCTTCAGCCTGTTCATCTCGGCCGGATCGGTGCTGCTCTTCGTCCGGGCCTTGTCCCTGCCCGTTCCCATCTTCCCCTGGTAG